The DNA sequence GCCCTATGCCAACGGCGCGCTGCTGGCCGACCAGGCCGAAACCGGTGTCGCCCGCCCGGGCATGCTGGTCACTTCGGACTCCTCGTTCCTGTTCCACATCGGCGAACTCGAAGTGGCGGTCCGCAAGAACCTGCCGCTGGTCTGCGTCGTCGCGGTGGACTTCCAGTGGGGCCTCGAAGTGGGCGTCTACAAGCGCACCTTCGGCCAGGGCACTGCCGAAACCGGCACGCATTGGTCCGACAAGGTCCGCTTCGACAAGCTGGCCGAAGGTCTTGGCGCGCGCGGCGAATTCGTTGCCACGGCGCAGGAAATCGGCCCGGCAATCGAGCGCGCCTATGCCCACATCAAGGCAGGCGGCGGTCCCTCGGTGATCCACGTGCCGATAGATCCCAAGGCGAACTCGGAAGAAATGCCGAAGTACGAACGCTTCCGCACCTGGTACGCCGAAGGCACCCAGTAAGCTTCGCGGCCGGGAGGCAGTTTCATGGGCCCGCGCCGCGCCATGATGGCGCCGCGCGGGCCTTTCGTTTAATCAGCACCCAAACCAGATTCGGGAGCAGGACATGCGCAATTACACCCAGTTCTACATCGACGGCGCTTTCGTCGATCCGATCACGCCCAAGACTGCGGAAGTGATCAACCCGGCGACCGAGGAAGTTTCCGGCACGATCTCGCTCGGCTCGCCCGCCGATGTCGACAAGGCCGTGGCCGCCGCCCGCCGCGCCTTTGCCACCTGGTCGGTTTCGACCGTGGCCGAGCGCATCGACCTGATGGGCGCGATCCTGGCGGAATACGAACGTCGCGAGCGCGAACTGGGCGAAGCGGTGACCGAAGAAATGGGCGCGCCGCTGTCGCTCGGTTGCGGCTTCCACACCTTGCTGGGCAAGGGCCACATCGGCACGGCACTGGAAGTGCTCAAGACCTACAAGTTCGAGGAAGAGCGCGGCGTCACCCTGATCCGCAAGGAACCGATCGGCGTCTGCGGCCTGATCACGCCGTGGAACTGGCCGATGAACCAAACCTGCGTAAAGATCGCGCCGGCCCTCGCCACGGGCTGCACCATGATCCTGAAGCCGCCGCAACTGGCCCCCTATTCGGCCCAGATCCTCGCCGAGATCCTGCACACGGCAGGCGTTCCCGCCGGTGTGTTCAACATGATCCAGGGCCAGGGCTCGGTGATCGGAACGGCGCTTTCCACGCACCAGGATGTCGACATGATCTCGTTCACCGGTTCCGAACCGGTTGGCGTGCAGATCCAGAAGGACGCCGCCGAAACGGTCAAGCGCGTCGGGCTGGAACTGGGCGGCAAGAGCGCGTGGATCGTGCTCGACGATGCCTCGATGACGGCAAACGTCGCCGGCGCCACGGCGGGCATGATGGGCAATTCCGGGCAGACCTGCTCTGCCGGTTCGCGCCTGCTGGTGCCCGCGTCGCGCATGGCCGAGGCCAAGGCCGCTGCGGCTGAGGCAGCCAATGCTGTTTCGGTCGGCGATCCCACCGGCAATTTCGCCATGGGTCCGGTCGTCTCGAAGAGCCAGTACAACATCATCCAGGACTACATCCAGAAGGGCCTGGACGAAGGCGCCGAACTGATCGCCGGTGGCCTTGGCCGCCCGGACGGGCTGGACAAGGGCTTCTTCGTCAGGCCCACCGTCTTCGTCGGCACCAACGACATGGTCATCGCGCGCGAGGAAATCTTCGGGCCGGTGCTGGTGATCATCGGCTATGACGATCTCGACCACGCGGTTGAAATAGCCAACGATTCCAACTTCGGCCTCGGCGGCTACGTTTCGGGCGAGAACCTCGATGTTGCGCGCGACGTTTCGCGCAAGATGCGCACCGGCGCGATCTGGGTGAACGGCGGGTTCGATTTCAACGCGCCGTTCGGCGGCTACAAGCGGTCGGGCAACGGCCGCGAATGGGGCGTCGAAGGCTTCAGCGAATACCTCGAAATCAAGGCGGTCATCGGCTGGAATCCCGCCGCCTGACCGCTGCCCGATGAGCAGGTACGATCACCTTGTCGGCACCGAAATGGCCAGGGGCACCTGGTCATGGGATGCCGACAAGGTGATGCTTTATGCGGTGGGCGTCGGCGCGGGGCTGGAAGACAACCAGCGCGAACTGCACTTCACCACCGAGAACACGCCCGGCCAGCCGCTGCAGGTGATCCCCACCTTCCTCGCCCTGATCGGCGTGCACAGCGACTGGATGGAACGGCTGGGCCTTGTCACCGAGGGCGGCCACCCGGTCGGCCTCGTCCACGGCGAAGAGGGCGTGGAACTGGCCCGCCCCATCCCGCTGTCTGGCACGGTCAACCTCTCCAAGGTGCTGACCGGGGTCTATGACAAGGGTTCCGGCGCGCTCATCTGCATGGAAACGCGCCTGACCCTCGCCGATAGCGGCGAGTACCTTGGCTGCACGCGCATGAACCTGTTTGCGCAAGGGTTCGGCGGGTTCGGCGGCCCCCGCACACCGCCCGGGGAAGCGCCCTGGCAGGAGCCGGAGCGGGCACCCGATGCCGTTGTGACGCAGCAGGTGGGCAAGAACCAGTCGCTGATCTACCGCCTGACCGGAGACCGCCACCCGCATGGAACGGTGCTTGACCGGGCCCGGCGCGACGGTTTCGACCGGCCGGTGCTTTACGGCCTTGGCACCTATGGCTTTGCCTGCCGCGCCCTGCTCGGCGAACTGTGCGGCGGGAATGCCGACGGCTTCCGCGCCATGCACGCGCGCTTCTCCAAGCCGGTCTATCCGGGCGACAGGCTGGAAACGCAGATCTGGAAGACGGGGAACGGCGCGCAGTTCCGCACGATCGCGGCCGGAGAGCGCGTGGTGCTCGATCGCGGCACCTTTACCTGCGCCTAGGCTCCCATCTGCCGCGTCAGGTTCTGCGCGGCATCCACCAGTGCCGCCTGAAGCGCTGGCAGCCCTGCCCGTTCCAGCGCCGCCGATAGCCCGATGGCGACGAGCGCATGGCTCGGGGCGCCGGGCGCCTGCCATACCGGCGCGGCAAGCACGGTGACGCCGGCGATGTAATTGCCCTCATCGCTGCCGAAGCCCTGCACGCGGGTCTGCTCCACCTGCTCCATCCATTCGGCAAAGCTGGGCGGATTATCCCACCGAAGACCTTCGAAGCGGGCCTTGAGCCGGCTTTCGGCATAGCCGCCGAAGGCCGCGATGCAGCGGCCCGTTGCGCTGATCAGCGCGGGAAAGCGGCTGCCCACTTCGGTAGCGAGCTGGAACCCGGTCGATCCGCGCGCCACCCCCACGGCGATGATATGGTCCAGCCCGAAGATCTGCACGCCGAGCACCGTCACGCCGAAATCCTGCGCCAGCCGGTCCAGCACGGGGCGCGAAAGCTCGGCGAACTGGTCTCGCTGCAACCATGACCGCGCCAGCGTCAGCACGCCCGAGGCCAGCGAATAGCGCTTCGATGCTGCATCGAAGGCCACCAGCTCCTCTGCAACCAGCGCGCGCAGCACGTAAAGGCAGGTGCTGGGATTGAGCCCCAGTTCGCGCGCGATGGGATTGAGGCCCAGCGGCGCCTCGCTCTTTCCCAGGAGCCGCAGGACAGCAGCCGCGCGGCTGATCGCGGGCGCCTTGCTGTCTTTCACGGCCTTGACCAGACTGGGGGCGAGTTCGGGGTTTGTCATTCTGTATATTGAATATCATTCAACATTTGCAATGGCAAGTGCAATCTGCCATAGGCCTGCGCCATGACCCGACTCACCGATTACACCAGCTATGCCGATGCCCAGGCGCACGCCTCGTCGGCTGCCCTGTGGGAGCTGTTCGACGGCGACCGCGAGCACCTGAACATCGCGCATGAGTGCATTACCCGCCACGCCGACGGCTCGGGCCGTCCCGCCGTGCGCATCGCCCATGCCGATGGCCGCGACGAAATCCTGAGCTTCGACACCATCTCGGCCGGCGCTGCGCAGTTTGCCCACTGGCTCGATGCGCAAGGCATCCAGCAGGGCGACCGGATCGCCTTCATGCTTGAACCCAGCCTGCCCTTCTACGTCTGCCTGTTCGGCGCGATGCAGACCGGCGCGATCTCGGTTCCGCTGTTCACGCTGTTCGGCCCCGACGCACTCAAGCTGCGCGTTGGCGATTGCAATCCGACGATCCTGATCACCAACCGCGAGAAGGAAGAACTCGCTCGCGGCTCGGTCAACGCGGACGGCCTGCCGCGCGTGGTTGTGGCCGACGATGGCCTGCTTGACGAGATCAAGCAGTACCCGGCCACCTATACGCCGAAGACCAAGGCCAATGACATGGCCGTCTTCCAGTACACCAGCGGCACCACGCGCGAACTGCCCGAAGCGGTCAAGCATTCGCACCGCACGCTCGTCACGCTGATGTTCGCCGCGCTCTATGGCACCGGCATCCGTCCGGGCGACGAGTTCTTCTGCCCGTCCAGCCCCGCCTGGGGCCATGGCCTGTGGCACGGCACGCTCGCCCCGCTGGCGATGGGCGTGACCACCGGCACCTTTGCCGGCCGCTTCGATCCGGTGCGCCTGATGAAGGCGCTCGACGATTTCGGCATCACCAACATGTCGGCTGCCGCCACGCACTACCGGATGATGAAGAACTCCGGGAAGGGCGGCGATTTCAAGTTCCACTTCAACAAGCTGTCCTACACCGGCGAGCCGATCGACCCGGCGACGCTGGAGTGGATCGACGAATACTTCAAGGTTCCCGCCTGCTCGATGTACGGCACGACCGAGATCGGCGTGGTGCTGGTGAACTATCCCGGCGCCAAGGACTTCGTCGTCAAGCCCGGCTCGCTCGGCAAGGCGGTCCCCGGCCAGAAGCTCGAAGTCCAGCGTGCAGATGCCACGCCCTGCGATCCCGGCGAGATCGGCGAACTGATGCTGTGGCGCGGCGGCGGGTGGATGACCACCAAGGACCGCGCGAAGATCGACGAGGACGGCTACTTCTATCATTGCGGCCGCGCCGACGACGTGATCATCTCGGCCGGCTGGACCATGTCCGCCGTCGAGATCGAGAACACCATGCTGCGCCACGAGAACGTGCTGGAATGCGGCGTGATCGGCGTGCCCGACGAAAAGCGTGGCCAGGTGGTCAAGGCCTTCGTCGTGGCCAATTGCCCGGGCTCTGACGAACTGACGCGCGAGCTGCAGGACTTCACTCGCGAGCGCCTGGCACAGCACGAATTCCCCCGCATCGTCGAATATGTCGACGAACTTC is a window from the Novosphingobium sp. TH158 genome containing:
- a CDS encoding aldehyde dehydrogenase family protein gives rise to the protein MRNYTQFYIDGAFVDPITPKTAEVINPATEEVSGTISLGSPADVDKAVAAARRAFATWSVSTVAERIDLMGAILAEYERRERELGEAVTEEMGAPLSLGCGFHTLLGKGHIGTALEVLKTYKFEEERGVTLIRKEPIGVCGLITPWNWPMNQTCVKIAPALATGCTMILKPPQLAPYSAQILAEILHTAGVPAGVFNMIQGQGSVIGTALSTHQDVDMISFTGSEPVGVQIQKDAAETVKRVGLELGGKSAWIVLDDASMTANVAGATAGMMGNSGQTCSAGSRLLVPASRMAEAKAAAAEAANAVSVGDPTGNFAMGPVVSKSQYNIIQDYIQKGLDEGAELIAGGLGRPDGLDKGFFVRPTVFVGTNDMVIAREEIFGPVLVIIGYDDLDHAVEIANDSNFGLGGYVSGENLDVARDVSRKMRTGAIWVNGGFDFNAPFGGYKRSGNGREWGVEGFSEYLEIKAVIGWNPAA
- a CDS encoding MaoC/PaaZ C-terminal domain-containing protein, with amino-acid sequence MSRYDHLVGTEMARGTWSWDADKVMLYAVGVGAGLEDNQRELHFTTENTPGQPLQVIPTFLALIGVHSDWMERLGLVTEGGHPVGLVHGEEGVELARPIPLSGTVNLSKVLTGVYDKGSGALICMETRLTLADSGEYLGCTRMNLFAQGFGGFGGPRTPPGEAPWQEPERAPDAVVTQQVGKNQSLIYRLTGDRHPHGTVLDRARRDGFDRPVLYGLGTYGFACRALLGELCGGNADGFRAMHARFSKPVYPGDRLETQIWKTGNGAQFRTIAAGERVVLDRGTFTCA
- a CDS encoding IclR family transcriptional regulator, whose protein sequence is MTNPELAPSLVKAVKDSKAPAISRAAAVLRLLGKSEAPLGLNPIARELGLNPSTCLYVLRALVAEELVAFDAASKRYSLASGVLTLARSWLQRDQFAELSRPVLDRLAQDFGVTVLGVQIFGLDHIIAVGVARGSTGFQLATEVGSRFPALISATGRCIAAFGGYAESRLKARFEGLRWDNPPSFAEWMEQVEQTRVQGFGSDEGNYIAGVTVLAAPVWQAPGAPSHALVAIGLSAALERAGLPALQAALVDAAQNLTRQMGA
- a CDS encoding acyl-CoA synthetase produces the protein MTRLTDYTSYADAQAHASSAALWELFDGDREHLNIAHECITRHADGSGRPAVRIAHADGRDEILSFDTISAGAAQFAHWLDAQGIQQGDRIAFMLEPSLPFYVCLFGAMQTGAISVPLFTLFGPDALKLRVGDCNPTILITNREKEELARGSVNADGLPRVVVADDGLLDEIKQYPATYTPKTKANDMAVFQYTSGTTRELPEAVKHSHRTLVTLMFAALYGTGIRPGDEFFCPSSPAWGHGLWHGTLAPLAMGVTTGTFAGRFDPVRLMKALDDFGITNMSAAATHYRMMKNSGKGGDFKFHFNKLSYTGEPIDPATLEWIDEYFKVPACSMYGTTEIGVVLVNYPGAKDFVVKPGSLGKAVPGQKLEVQRADATPCDPGEIGELMLWRGGGWMTTKDRAKIDEDGYFYHCGRADDVIISAGWTMSAVEIENTMLRHENVLECGVIGVPDEKRGQVVKAFVVANCPGSDELTRELQDFTRERLAQHEFPRIVEYVDELPKNPAGKVHRKMLRDREAAKAAAATA